In Streptomyces canus, one DNA window encodes the following:
- a CDS encoding bifunctional metallophosphatase/5'-nucleotidase produces the protein MPVSPLNRRAFVKKSAVTGAAVAVAGTAGAPAAQAAEQKPAKKNRTWSFSVLGTTDLHSHVFDWDYYLDKAYSDTKGNSVGVARVATLIKQQRAAKGEEHVLLVDAGDIIQGTSLAYYFARVQPITDKGAPKHPMAVAMNYMRYDAAALGNHEFNYGIEVLRKFESQCRFPLLAANALDAKTLKPAFQPYTVKRICVPGAPDIKVGILGLTNPGIALWDKDNVSGKMVFPGLVEQAKKYVPRLRALGCDVVFLTDHSGLDGSSSYGDELPYVENASNLVAQQVPGIDAILVGHTHVEVPSYTVKNEETGEDVLLSEPYCWGYRLSVFDFELELVRRQWKVTKKTAQTLNPHTVDEDPEIKKLLEADHELVVKYVNTPVGTCTEDLSAADSCWKDVPIMDFIHQVQMDTVKAGLSASDAALPLISVAAPFSRTADIPAGSVTIKDIAGLYIYDNTLYGKKLTGAQLKDYLEYAAKYYHQVPAGTAVDTSTLTNANSFWDYMYDTAAGVSYDIDIAQAEGSRIKNLAYNGTPVTDDQVFVVAVNNYRANGGSGYPHIAAADIAYSSTNEIRQLMIDYVTSKATLDPKDFAVTNWKLTQGGTPVF, from the coding sequence ATGCCCGTCAGTCCCCTGAACCGTCGAGCGTTCGTGAAGAAGTCGGCCGTCACCGGTGCGGCCGTGGCCGTCGCGGGGACGGCGGGAGCTCCCGCCGCCCAGGCCGCCGAGCAGAAGCCGGCGAAGAAGAACCGCACCTGGTCCTTCTCCGTCCTCGGCACCACCGACCTGCACAGCCACGTCTTCGACTGGGACTACTACCTGGACAAGGCCTACTCCGACACCAAGGGCAACTCCGTCGGTGTCGCCCGGGTCGCCACCCTCATCAAGCAGCAGCGCGCCGCCAAGGGCGAGGAGCACGTCCTGCTCGTCGACGCCGGCGACATCATCCAGGGCACCTCCCTGGCGTACTACTTCGCGCGCGTGCAGCCCATCACCGACAAGGGTGCGCCGAAGCACCCGATGGCCGTCGCCATGAATTACATGCGCTACGACGCCGCCGCCCTCGGCAACCACGAGTTCAACTACGGCATCGAGGTGCTCAGGAAGTTCGAGAGCCAGTGCCGCTTCCCGCTCCTTGCCGCCAACGCCCTGGACGCGAAGACGCTGAAGCCCGCCTTCCAGCCGTACACCGTGAAGCGGATCTGTGTGCCGGGCGCCCCCGACATCAAGGTCGGCATCCTCGGCCTCACCAACCCCGGAATCGCCCTGTGGGACAAGGACAACGTCAGCGGGAAGATGGTCTTCCCGGGCCTGGTCGAGCAGGCGAAGAAGTACGTGCCCCGGCTGCGCGCGCTCGGCTGTGACGTCGTCTTCCTGACCGACCACTCGGGGCTCGACGGTTCCTCGTCGTACGGCGACGAGCTGCCGTACGTCGAGAACGCCTCGAACCTCGTCGCCCAGCAGGTCCCCGGCATCGACGCGATCCTCGTCGGCCACACCCACGTCGAGGTGCCGTCGTACACCGTGAAGAACGAGGAGACCGGCGAGGACGTGCTGCTGTCCGAGCCGTACTGCTGGGGCTACCGGCTCAGCGTCTTCGACTTCGAGCTGGAGCTCGTGCGCAGGCAGTGGAAGGTGACCAAGAAGACCGCCCAGACCCTGAACCCCCACACGGTCGACGAGGACCCGGAGATCAAGAAGCTCCTGGAGGCCGACCACGAGCTGGTCGTGAAGTACGTCAACACGCCCGTCGGCACCTGCACCGAGGACCTCTCCGCGGCGGACTCCTGCTGGAAGGACGTCCCGATCATGGACTTCATCCACCAGGTCCAGATGGACACCGTCAAGGCGGGCCTGTCGGCCTCCGACGCGGCCCTCCCGCTGATCTCGGTCGCCGCGCCCTTCTCCCGCACCGCCGACATCCCCGCGGGTAGCGTCACCATCAAGGACATCGCCGGGCTCTACATCTACGACAACACCCTCTACGGCAAGAAGCTCACCGGCGCCCAGCTCAAGGACTACCTGGAGTACGCGGCGAAGTACTACCACCAGGTGCCGGCGGGCACGGCCGTGGACACCTCGACGCTGACCAACGCCAACAGCTTCTGGGACTACATGTACGACACCGCCGCGGGTGTCTCGTACGACATCGACATCGCGCAGGCGGAGGGCTCGCGGATCAAGAACCTGGCCTACAACGGGACTCCGGTCACCGACGACCAGGTCTTCGTCGTCGCCGTCAACAACTACCGCGCCAACGGCGGCTCCGGTTACCCGCACATCGCCGCCGCGGACATCGCCTACAGCTCCACCAACGAGATCCGCCAGCTGATGATCGACTACGTGACCTCGAAGGCCACGCTGGACCCGAAGGACTTCGCGGTCACCAACTGGAAGCTGACGCAGGGCGGCACGCCCGTGTTCTGA
- a CDS encoding adenylosuccinate synthase produces MPALVLLGAQWGDEGKGKATDLLGGSVDYVVRYQGGNNAGHTVVVGDQKYALHLLPSGILSPGCTPVIGNGVVVDPSVLFSELNGLNDRGVDTSKLLISGNAHIITPYNVTVDKVTERFLGKRKIGTTGRGIGPTYADKINRVGIRIQDLYDESILTQKVEAALDGKNQLLTKVFNRRAIEVGQVVEELLGYADRLKPYVADTVLVLNQALEQDKVVLFEGGQGTLLDIDHGTYPFVTSSNPTAGGACTGAGVGPTKISRVIGILKAYTTRVGSGPFPTELFDEDGDALRRIGGERGVTTGRDRRCGWFDAVIARYATRVNGLTDFFLTKLDVLTGWEQIPVCVAYEIDGRRVEELPYSQTDFHHAKPVYEYLPGWSEDITKAKSFSDLPKNAQDYVKALEEMSGAPISAIGVGPGRDETIEVNSFL; encoded by the coding sequence GTGCCCGCACTTGTGCTGCTCGGTGCTCAGTGGGGTGACGAAGGCAAGGGAAAGGCAACCGACCTGCTCGGTGGCTCGGTGGACTATGTGGTGCGCTACCAGGGCGGCAACAACGCCGGCCACACGGTAGTCGTGGGCGATCAGAAGTACGCCCTCCACCTCCTCCCTTCCGGAATCCTGTCTCCGGGGTGCACCCCGGTCATCGGCAACGGTGTCGTCGTCGATCCGTCGGTCCTGTTCTCCGAGCTGAACGGACTGAACGACCGCGGCGTCGACACCTCCAAGCTCCTGATCAGCGGCAACGCCCACATCATCACGCCCTACAACGTCACCGTCGACAAGGTGACGGAACGCTTCCTCGGAAAGCGCAAGATCGGCACGACGGGGCGCGGCATCGGACCGACCTACGCCGACAAGATCAATCGCGTGGGCATCCGCATCCAGGACCTGTACGACGAGTCGATCCTGACCCAGAAGGTCGAGGCGGCCCTCGACGGCAAGAACCAGCTCCTGACCAAGGTCTTCAACCGCCGCGCCATAGAGGTCGGGCAGGTCGTCGAGGAGCTGCTGGGCTACGCGGACCGGCTCAAGCCCTACGTCGCCGACACGGTCCTGGTGCTCAACCAGGCCCTGGAGCAGGACAAGGTCGTCCTGTTCGAGGGTGGCCAGGGCACGCTCCTGGACATCGACCACGGCACGTACCCCTTCGTCACCTCCAGCAACCCCACCGCGGGCGGTGCCTGCACGGGTGCGGGCGTCGGCCCCACGAAGATCAGCCGGGTCATCGGCATCCTCAAGGCGTACACGACCCGGGTCGGCTCGGGCCCGTTCCCGACCGAGCTGTTCGACGAGGACGGCGACGCGCTGCGCCGCATCGGCGGTGAGCGGGGTGTCACCACCGGCCGTGACCGTCGCTGCGGTTGGTTCGACGCGGTGATCGCCCGGTACGCGACCCGCGTCAACGGCCTCACCGACTTCTTCCTCACCAAGCTCGACGTCCTCACCGGCTGGGAGCAGATCCCGGTCTGTGTCGCGTACGAGATCGACGGCCGCCGCGTCGAGGAGCTCCCGTACTCCCAGACCGACTTCCACCACGCGAAGCCGGTCTACGAGTACCTCCCGGGCTGGAGCGAGGACATCACCAAGGCGAAGTCCTTCTCCGACCTGCCGAAGAACGCCCAGGACTACGTGAAGGCGCTGGAGGAGATGTCCGGCGCCCCGATCTCCGCGATCGGCGTGGGCCCGGGCCGGGACGAGACGATCGAGGTCAACTCGTTCCTGTAA
- a CDS encoding diacylglycerol kinase family protein, with protein MAEVATSATFDHLLVVIDPVARQTDGESVRIVKDVLSAGAATKVCLPDGPEEFARALARRGSRRPVVVGDDRALMRAVVLLHRQRELAECALSVVPVGSVLGVAHALGVPTGAVAAARAVLDGAERRLDMLVDDSDGVVLGALRIPALVAREEPVEGARPWLRTCQSLVRTLVPARPARETAPALPGPSRLRVEVDGVTLVDLDQPLEAVSVTPGSGNGLASVEVRPLSVGAEASPLLATGRTVTVTGADFRYRADAGVAGPVRRRTWTVREGALGLVLPGR; from the coding sequence ATGGCCGAGGTGGCGACTTCCGCGACTTTTGATCACCTGCTGGTGGTGATCGACCCGGTCGCCCGGCAGACGGACGGCGAGTCCGTACGGATCGTGAAAGACGTGCTCAGCGCGGGTGCGGCGACGAAGGTGTGTCTGCCGGACGGGCCCGAGGAGTTCGCCCGGGCGCTGGCGCGGCGCGGCTCGCGGCGGCCGGTGGTCGTCGGCGACGACCGTGCGCTGATGCGGGCGGTGGTGCTGCTGCACCGGCAGCGGGAGCTGGCCGAATGTGCGCTGTCGGTGGTGCCGGTGGGGTCGGTCCTGGGCGTCGCCCATGCCCTCGGGGTGCCGACGGGGGCAGTGGCGGCCGCACGGGCGGTCCTGGACGGGGCCGAGCGGCGGCTGGACATGCTGGTGGACGACAGCGACGGGGTGGTCCTCGGCGCGCTGCGGATACCCGCGCTGGTCGCCCGGGAGGAGCCCGTGGAGGGCGCGCGGCCCTGGCTGCGGACCTGTCAGTCGCTCGTACGGACCCTGGTGCCGGCCCGTCCCGCCCGGGAGACCGCGCCTGCCCTTCCGGGGCCCTCGCGGCTGCGGGTGGAGGTCGACGGGGTCACGCTGGTGGACCTGGACCAGCCCCTGGAGGCGGTCTCGGTGACCCCCGGCTCCGGCAACGGCCTGGCCTCCGTGGAGGTACGCCCGCTGTCGGTGGGCGCGGAGGCGTCCCCACTGCTGGCCACCGGCAGGACGGTGACCGTCACCGGGGCGGATTTCCGCTACCGGGCGGACGCGGGGGTGGCGGGACCGGTACGGAGACGGACATGGACGGTGCGGGAGGGGGCGTTGGGGCTGGTGTTGCCGGGGCGGTGA
- the eutC gene encoding ethanolamine ammonia-lyase subunit EutC → MSEVAVQTSELWSSLRQRTQARIGLGRAGSALPTRHRLELQAAHAAARDAVHSPFEPDVIAAGLAGTPTVRVRSSAPDRLTYLQRPDLGRRLDPLDRAHLPAGEWDAVFVVADGLSSRAVHEHAAAVVRETAARLEDWRLAPVVLAEQARVALGDDVAQAMGAAMVVVLVGERPGMSAADSLGAYLTYRPTPGVTTDADRNCLSNIRPPLGLSYTGAAEKLAGLMTRARELGLTGVALKDETDALPG, encoded by the coding sequence GTGAGTGAAGTGGCCGTACAGACGAGCGAGTTGTGGTCGTCGCTGCGGCAGCGCACCCAGGCCCGCATCGGCCTCGGCCGCGCCGGCTCCGCGCTCCCCACCCGGCACCGCCTGGAACTGCAGGCGGCGCACGCGGCCGCCCGGGACGCCGTGCACTCGCCGTTCGAGCCCGACGTGATCGCGGCGGGGCTGGCCGGGACGCCGACGGTACGGGTGCGCAGCTCGGCTCCGGACCGGCTCACCTACCTCCAGCGACCGGACCTGGGCCGCCGCCTCGACCCCCTGGACCGGGCCCATCTGCCCGCGGGGGAGTGGGACGCGGTCTTCGTGGTCGCCGACGGGCTGTCCAGCCGGGCGGTGCACGAGCACGCGGCGGCGGTGGTGCGGGAGACGGCGGCCCGCCTCGAGGACTGGCGCCTCGCTCCCGTCGTCCTGGCCGAACAGGCCCGCGTGGCCCTCGGCGACGACGTCGCGCAGGCGATGGGCGCCGCGATGGTCGTCGTCCTGGTCGGTGAACGGCCCGGTATGTCGGCGGCGGACTCCCTGGGCGCGTATCTGACGTACCGGCCGACCCCGGGAGTGACGACGGACGCCGACCGCAACTGCCTGTCCAACATCCGCCCACCGCTGGGCCTGTCGTACACGGGGGCGGCGGAAAAGCTGGCGGGCCTGATGACCAGGGCCAGGGAGCTGGGCCTGACCGGGGTGGCCCTGAAGGACGAGACGGACGCACTGCCGGGGTAG
- a CDS encoding ethanolamine ammonia-lyase subunit EutB, with product MSYTSVLGGRHHRFDTLARLLAAASPERSGDRLAGLAAASEQERVAARWALADVPLAEFLAEPLIPYETDDVTRLILDTHDTAAFAPVAGLTVGEFREWLLSPGADAGALAALAPGLTPEMVAAVSKLMGNADLVAVARKVRVVTAFRSTIGLPGRLATRLQPNHPTDDPAGVAAALLDGLLLGSGDAVIGINPATDSPKAVRDLLELLDGVIQRYAIPTQSCVLCHVTTSVDLMSRGAPVDLVFQSIAGTQTANASFGVTLGLLDDAYEAALALERGTVGHNVMYFETGQGSALSAGAHHGVDQQTVEARAYAVARRYDPLLVNTVVGFIGPEYLYDGRQILRAALEDHFCGKLLGLPMGLDICYTNHADADDDDIATMLTMLGVAGASFVICTPGGDDIMLNYQSASYHDALYLREVLGLRPAPEFESWLDSIGLLDEKGGIRETTGAAHPLTAIGKELAA from the coding sequence ATGAGCTACACGTCCGTTCTCGGCGGTCGACACCACCGCTTCGACACCCTCGCCCGTCTGCTCGCCGCCGCGAGTCCCGAACGTTCCGGCGACCGGCTCGCGGGACTCGCTGCCGCGTCCGAACAGGAGCGGGTGGCCGCGCGCTGGGCGCTGGCGGACGTGCCGCTCGCGGAGTTCCTGGCCGAGCCGCTGATCCCGTACGAGACGGACGACGTGACACGGCTGATCCTCGACACGCACGACACGGCCGCCTTCGCGCCGGTGGCGGGGCTGACGGTGGGCGAGTTCCGGGAGTGGCTGCTGTCTCCCGGAGCCGACGCGGGGGCGCTGGCCGCCCTCGCGCCCGGCCTCACGCCCGAGATGGTCGCCGCGGTCTCCAAGCTGATGGGCAACGCGGACCTGGTCGCGGTGGCCCGCAAGGTGCGCGTGGTCACCGCGTTCCGCTCGACGATCGGGCTGCCGGGACGGCTGGCGACCCGGCTCCAGCCCAACCATCCCACCGACGATCCGGCGGGCGTGGCGGCGGCCCTCCTCGACGGACTGCTGCTGGGCTCCGGCGACGCGGTGATCGGCATCAACCCGGCGACCGACAGCCCCAAGGCGGTACGGGACCTGCTGGAACTGCTCGACGGGGTGATCCAGAGGTACGCGATCCCCACCCAGTCCTGTGTGCTGTGCCATGTCACGACGAGCGTGGACCTGATGTCCCGGGGCGCCCCGGTGGACCTGGTCTTCCAGTCGATCGCGGGGACGCAGACGGCGAACGCGTCCTTCGGGGTGACGCTGGGGCTGCTCGACGACGCGTACGAGGCCGCCCTGGCCCTGGAGCGGGGCACGGTCGGCCACAACGTCATGTACTTCGAGACCGGGCAGGGCAGCGCTCTGTCGGCGGGCGCGCACCACGGGGTGGACCAGCAGACGGTGGAGGCCCGGGCGTACGCGGTGGCGCGGCGCTACGACCCGCTGCTCGTGAACACCGTCGTCGGCTTCATCGGCCCGGAGTACCTCTACGACGGCCGGCAGATCCTGCGCGCCGCCCTGGAGGACCACTTCTGCGGCAAACTCCTCGGCCTGCCCATGGGGCTGGACATCTGCTACACCAACCACGCCGACGCGGACGACGACGACATCGCCACGATGCTCACGATGCTCGGCGTGGCCGGCGCGTCCTTCGTGATCTGCACCCCGGGCGGCGACGACATCATGCTCAACTACCAGTCCGCCTCGTACCACGACGCGTTGTACCTCCGGGAGGTCCTGGGGCTGCGCCCGGCACCGGAGTTCGAGAGCTGGCTCGACTCGATCGGGCTGCTGGACGAGAAGGGCGGGATCCGCGAGACGACCGGAGCGGCCCACCCGCTGACTGCCATCGGGAAGGAGCTGGCGGCGTGA
- a CDS encoding APC family permease, with translation MAVDEGVAPAAGTDEEGTVHRLKPNAIGLLGVVFMAVATAAPITAMTGNVPFMVSAGNGIGAPASYLVAMVVLAIFSVGFTSMAKHITSTGAFYGFISYGLGRTAGLASGLLATFAYVVFEPALIGIFSTFATGTLKDQTGVHIPWWAFAVLMLAVNAMGTWFGVSVAEKLLVVLLATEVTILAAMAVSVAIHGGGPNGFSLDPVNPVNAFKGTSAGLGLFFAFWSWVGFESTAMYGEESRNPKKIIPKATMISVLGVGVFYVFVSWMAISGTGESKAVEVATANPLQLFFGPTEQYVGHWAVDVMQWLMITGSLACGMAFHNCAARYMYALGREGVLPSLKHTVGRTHPRHGSPHVAGLVQTVVTAVLLLAFWAAGKDPYSGTYVLLAILGTMAILIVQAVCSFAVLAYFRTHHPESRHWFRTLTAPLVGGIAMLAVVVLLVSNMGAAAGTESGSLVLKATPWLVAAVAALGIGYAQYLKRRSPERYLLLGRTVLEETKER, from the coding sequence ATGGCAGTGGACGAGGGAGTCGCCCCGGCGGCCGGGACGGACGAGGAAGGCACGGTTCACCGGCTGAAGCCCAACGCCATCGGCCTGCTCGGCGTGGTCTTCATGGCCGTGGCGACCGCCGCGCCGATCACCGCGATGACGGGCAACGTGCCCTTCATGGTGTCGGCGGGCAACGGCATCGGCGCGCCCGCGAGCTATCTCGTCGCAATGGTCGTCCTGGCAATCTTTTCGGTCGGCTTCACCTCGATGGCGAAGCACATCACCTCGACCGGCGCCTTCTACGGCTTCATCTCCTACGGCCTGGGCCGCACGGCGGGCCTCGCCTCGGGACTGCTCGCCACCTTCGCGTACGTCGTCTTCGAACCGGCGCTCATCGGCATCTTCTCGACGTTCGCGACGGGGACGCTGAAGGACCAGACCGGGGTGCACATCCCCTGGTGGGCGTTCGCGGTCCTGATGCTCGCGGTCAACGCGATGGGCACCTGGTTCGGTGTCTCGGTCGCCGAGAAGCTCCTCGTCGTCCTCCTGGCCACCGAGGTGACGATCCTCGCCGCGATGGCGGTCTCGGTCGCCATCCACGGCGGCGGCCCGAACGGCTTCAGCCTCGACCCCGTCAACCCGGTCAACGCCTTCAAGGGCACGTCCGCCGGTCTCGGCCTCTTCTTCGCCTTCTGGTCGTGGGTCGGTTTCGAGTCGACGGCGATGTACGGCGAGGAGTCCCGCAACCCGAAGAAGATCATCCCCAAGGCGACGATGATCTCCGTCCTGGGCGTCGGCGTCTTCTACGTCTTCGTCTCCTGGATGGCCATCTCGGGCACCGGCGAGTCCAAGGCCGTCGAGGTCGCCACCGCCAACCCGCTGCAGCTCTTCTTCGGCCCGACCGAGCAGTACGTCGGCCACTGGGCGGTCGACGTCATGCAGTGGCTGATGATCACCGGCTCGCTGGCCTGCGGCATGGCCTTCCACAACTGCGCCGCACGCTACATGTACGCGCTGGGCCGCGAGGGCGTCCTGCCCTCGCTGAAGCACACGGTCGGCCGCACCCACCCCCGGCACGGCTCTCCGCACGTCGCGGGCCTGGTGCAGACGGTCGTGACCGCCGTACTCCTGCTGGCGTTCTGGGCGGCCGGCAAGGACCCGTACAGCGGCACGTACGTCCTGCTCGCCATCCTCGGCACCATGGCGATCCTGATCGTGCAGGCCGTGTGCTCCTTCGCGGTGCTGGCGTACTTCCGCACGCACCACCCGGAGAGCCGGCACTGGTTCCGGACCCTCACGGCCCCGCTGGTCGGCGGCATCGCCATGCTCGCCGTGGTCGTCCTGCTGGTCTCCAACATGGGCGCGGCGGCCGGCACGGAGTCCGGTTCGCTGGTGCTGAAGGCCACGCCGTGGCTGGTGGCGGCCGTCGCGGCGCTCGGCATCGGGTACGCGCAGTACCTGAAGCGGCGGTCGCCCGAGCGGTATCTGCTGCTGGGGCGGACGGTGCTGGAGGAGACCAAGGAACGCTAG
- a CDS encoding GbsR/MarR family transcriptional regulator: MTDAVERDPEAVSRFVERFAAQLVEAGLSRMPARVFSALLASDSGALTSAELGQRLQVSPAAVSGAVRYLAQVHMLSREREPGSRRERYRVHSDQWYQALTNREAIIKRWEDALREGVASLGAETPAGHRLAETLAFFEFIEKDVAQMMERWTAHRAKLFGT; this comes from the coding sequence ATGACGGATGCGGTGGAGCGGGACCCGGAGGCGGTCTCACGGTTCGTGGAGCGCTTCGCGGCGCAGCTCGTCGAGGCGGGGCTGTCGCGTATGCCGGCCCGGGTCTTCTCGGCGCTGCTCGCGTCCGACAGCGGAGCCCTGACCTCCGCCGAACTGGGCCAGCGACTCCAGGTCAGCCCAGCGGCCGTGTCCGGGGCGGTGCGCTACCTGGCGCAGGTGCACATGCTGTCGCGCGAGCGGGAGCCCGGCTCGCGGCGGGAGCGGTACCGGGTCCACTCCGACCAGTGGTACCAGGCGCTCACCAACCGCGAGGCGATCATCAAACGCTGGGAGGACGCCCTGCGCGAGGGGGTGGCCAGCCTGGGCGCCGAGACTCCGGCGGGACACAGGCTGGCCGAGACCCTCGCGTTCTTCGAGTTCATCGAGAAGGACGTCGCCCAGATGATGGAGCGGTGGACGGCCCACCGCGCCAAGCTCTTCGGCACCTAG
- a CDS encoding ABC transporter ATP-binding protein, with protein sequence MTKAITVSGLHKSFGKTHALDGLDLDVETGEVHGFLGPNGSGKSTTIRILLGLLRADSGAAQVLGRDPWADAVEVHRRIAYVPGDVTLWRNLSGGEVIDLYGRLRGGLDAKRRADLIERFELDPTKKGRTYSKGNRQKVALVAAFASDVDLLILDEPTSGLDPLMEEVFQRCVEEERDRGRTVLLSSHILSEVEELCDRVSIIRRGRTVETGSLADLRHLTRTSVTAELAGAPNGLAQLPGVHDLDVQGHRVRLQVDTEQLDAVLRQLSESGVRSLTSTPPTLEELFLRHYQDEEATS encoded by the coding sequence ATGACGAAGGCAATCACGGTCTCCGGGCTCCACAAGTCGTTCGGGAAGACCCACGCCCTCGACGGCCTCGACCTGGACGTCGAGACCGGCGAGGTGCACGGCTTCCTCGGCCCCAACGGCTCCGGCAAGTCCACCACCATCCGCATCCTGCTCGGCCTGCTGCGCGCCGACTCCGGCGCCGCGCAGGTGCTCGGCCGCGACCCGTGGGCCGACGCGGTCGAGGTGCACCGCCGGATCGCCTACGTCCCGGGGGACGTGACGCTGTGGCGCAACCTCTCCGGCGGTGAGGTCATCGACCTCTACGGCCGTCTGCGCGGAGGTCTCGACGCCAAGAGGCGAGCCGACCTGATCGAACGCTTCGAGCTGGACCCCACCAAGAAGGGCCGCACCTACTCGAAAGGCAACCGCCAGAAGGTCGCCCTGGTCGCCGCGTTCGCCTCGGACGTGGACCTGCTGATACTGGACGAGCCGACCTCGGGCCTGGATCCGCTGATGGAGGAGGTCTTCCAGCGCTGTGTCGAGGAGGAGCGGGACCGCGGCCGCACGGTCCTGCTGTCGTCCCACATCCTCAGCGAGGTAGAGGAGTTGTGCGACCGGGTGAGCATCATCCGGCGCGGCCGCACGGTCGAGACGGGCTCCCTCGCCGACCTGCGCCACCTGACCCGCACCAGCGTCACGGCCGAACTCGCGGGCGCCCCCAACGGGTTGGCACAGCTGCCGGGCGTCCACGACCTCGACGTCCAGGGCCATCGGGTCCGGCTGCAGGTGGACACGGAGCAACTCGACGCGGTGCTGAGGCAGTTGAGCGAGTCCGGAGTGCGCTCGCTGACCTCGACGCCGCCGACGCTGGAGGAACTGTTCCTGCGGCACTACCAGGACGAGGAGGCCACGTCATGA
- a CDS encoding ABC transporter permease encodes MTSLVGTGVLLRFNLRRDRLMIPAWVAVNTLMVLSMPNTLRGLYGTEAERADLLHQVATNSSFRALIGPVFDDSLGALTAWRVGVYAGALAAVTGLLVVVRHTRDEEESGRQELIASGVVGRRASLTAALLAAAVASGVPALLVTAGLAGQGVVGALAFGLGLAAVGMLFATTAAIVAQLTESARLARGLTAAVLGLAFVLRASGDSASTDGSSVLTWLSPLGWLSQLRPFAGERWWVLLLFAAAIAAQGALAYVLAGRRDVGMSFVPTRPGPPVGRLGTSGGLAWRLQRGAVLGWSVGFFLAGVVYGGLTDGVADLVGDNEKAREIFERMGGQSGITDAFLASMTGMLGLVATLYVVASVLRLHGEETSMRAEPVLANAVGRLRWASGHLVIAFGGSALIMLLAGLGFAVGYGKEVGPVLGACLVQVAAVWVVGGLTVLLYGLAPRVAPLAWGVAGAVLLIGWVGPALDVPQTVLDLSPFGHLPKLPGGEMEWGPVLVLLVVAAVLVTGGLAGLRRRDMTT; translated from the coding sequence ATGACCTCCCTGGTGGGCACGGGCGTCCTGCTCCGCTTCAACCTGCGCCGCGACCGGCTGATGATCCCGGCGTGGGTGGCGGTGAACACCCTGATGGTCCTGTCGATGCCGAACACCCTCAGGGGCCTGTACGGCACCGAGGCCGAGCGCGCCGACCTGCTGCACCAGGTGGCCACCAACTCCTCCTTCCGCGCGCTGATCGGCCCCGTCTTCGACGACTCCCTCGGCGCCCTCACCGCCTGGCGCGTCGGCGTCTACGCGGGGGCGCTCGCCGCCGTCACCGGTCTCCTGGTCGTCGTACGCCACACCCGTGACGAGGAGGAGTCCGGCCGGCAGGAGTTGATCGCCTCCGGTGTGGTGGGCCGCCGCGCCTCACTGACGGCCGCGCTGCTGGCGGCGGCGGTGGCGAGCGGTGTGCCGGCCCTGCTGGTGACGGCGGGTCTGGCGGGCCAGGGAGTGGTGGGCGCGCTGGCGTTCGGCCTGGGGCTCGCCGCCGTGGGCATGCTCTTCGCCACGACGGCGGCGATCGTCGCGCAACTGACGGAGAGCGCCCGGCTGGCGCGGGGCCTGACGGCGGCAGTACTGGGCCTGGCCTTCGTGCTCAGGGCGTCGGGGGACTCGGCGTCCACCGACGGGTCGTCCGTCCTGACCTGGCTGTCGCCGCTCGGGTGGCTGTCGCAGTTGCGCCCCTTCGCGGGTGAACGCTGGTGGGTGCTGCTGCTGTTCGCGGCGGCGATCGCGGCCCAGGGTGCGCTGGCCTACGTCCTCGCGGGACGCAGGGACGTGGGCATGAGCTTCGTGCCGACGCGCCCGGGACCTCCTGTCGGCCGCCTGGGCACGTCGGGCGGGCTGGCCTGGCGGCTGCAGCGGGGCGCCGTGCTCGGCTGGTCGGTCGGCTTCTTCCTGGCCGGGGTGGTCTACGGCGGTCTGACGGACGGCGTGGCCGACCTGGTGGGCGACAACGAGAAGGCCCGCGAGATCTTCGAGCGGATGGGCGGACAGTCCGGGATCACGGATGCCTTCCTCGCCTCGATGACCGGGATGCTGGGGCTGGTGGCCACGCTGTACGTCGTCGCGTCGGTGCTGCGGCTGCACGGCGAGGAGACGTCGATGCGGGCGGAACCGGTGCTGGCGAACGCGGTGGGCCGCCTGCGGTGGGCCTCGGGCCACCTGGTGATCGCCTTCGGAGGCTCCGCGCTCATCATGCTGCTCGCGGGTCTCGGCTTCGCCGTGGGCTACGGCAAGGAGGTCGGCCCCGTCCTGGGCGCGTGCCTGGTGCAGGTGGCCGCGGTGTGGGTGGTCGGCGGCCTGACGGTCCTGCTGTACGGCCTGGCCCCGCGCGTCGCTCCCCTGGCCTGGGGAGTCGCCGGGGCGGTGCTCCTGATCGGCTGGGTCGGCCCGGCGTTGGACGTCCCGCAGACCGTCCTGGACCTCTCCCCCTTCGGCCACCTGCCGAAGCTGCCGGGAGGAGAGATGGAGTGGGGGCCGGTGCTGGTGCTGCTCGTTGTTGCGGCGGTCCTGGTAACGGGGGGCTTGGCGGGGTTGCGGCGCCGGGACATGACGACCTGA